One Funiculus sociatus GB2-C1 DNA window includes the following coding sequences:
- a CDS encoding nucleotidyltransferase domain-containing protein has translation MATIQQLLPVISDQPYPLLFATISGAHLYGFPSPDSDYDLRGSHILPVSEVVGLDTGRETIEVSELRDNLEIDLVTHDVKKFFSLLLKKNGYVLEQLYSPLILYTTPEHEELKDIAKGCISRHHSHHYLGFAQTQWKLFAKEERRRVKPLLYVYRVLLTGIHLMQTGIIEANLVQLNELFKLPYIPDLIERKLAGAEKSVLEDADMAFHLSEYERLLGELDKASQSSTLPESPSAKPALNDLLVRVRLASFTNKLG, from the coding sequence ATGGCGACAATCCAGCAACTACTCCCGGTAATTTCTGACCAACCCTACCCGCTTTTATTTGCCACAATCAGCGGCGCACATCTCTATGGTTTCCCGTCGCCTGATTCTGATTACGACTTACGCGGTTCGCACATTCTGCCAGTATCAGAGGTTGTTGGCTTAGATACTGGACGGGAAACTATTGAAGTCTCAGAATTACGCGACAATCTAGAAATTGACCTGGTAACTCACGATGTGAAAAAGTTCTTTTCGCTATTACTCAAAAAAAATGGCTATGTTTTAGAACAGCTATATTCGCCTTTAATCCTGTACACTACGCCAGAACACGAGGAATTGAAAGACATTGCCAAAGGCTGCATCAGTCGCCATCATAGCCATCATTATTTAGGCTTTGCTCAGACACAATGGAAACTTTTTGCCAAAGAAGAACGGCGGCGAGTTAAACCCCTGCTTTATGTTTATCGAGTGTTATTAACTGGCATTCATCTGATGCAAACGGGTATAATCGAAGCCAATTTAGTGCAGTTGAATGAATTATTCAAATTGCCTTACATTCCTGACTTGATTGAGCGGAAGTTAGCAGGAGCAGAAAAATCTGTTTTGGAAGATGCTGATATGGCATTTCATCTGAGCGAATATGAAAGATTGTTAGGTGAATTAGACAAGGCGAGTCAAAGCAGTACCCTACCGGAATCACCTTCTGCCAAGCCTGCGCTAAATGACTTGCTGGTAAGGGTACGATTAGCCTCTTTTACAAACAAGTTAGGGTAG
- a CDS encoding nucleotidyltransferase domain-containing protein, with product MNPNLILPVGTQVVTRVDIQDEAVHTRGSVGVIIKSPQDNSHAYRVEFPDGSVASLRRSELTIRKDWQKEGLQPAAYLSDFDLYDYVIYRCIVGSKAYGLDDANSDIDRRGIYLPPADMHWSLYGLPEQLDNKDTEECYWELQKFLTLALKANPNVLECLYTPLVEKAMPLVEELLAIRSIFLSQLVYQTYNGYVMSQFKKLEQDIRTKGDIKWKHAMHLIRLLLSGIEVLKEGFVPVHVEEHRQQLMSIRYGEVPWEEVNAWRLSLHKQFDDAFAVTSLPERPDYEKANAFLIKARRSMV from the coding sequence ATGAATCCCAACTTAATTTTGCCAGTCGGAACACAGGTAGTAACTCGCGTCGATATTCAAGATGAGGCGGTGCATACTCGCGGCAGTGTCGGCGTTATCATTAAATCCCCTCAAGACAACTCCCACGCCTATCGCGTCGAGTTTCCCGATGGAAGCGTTGCATCCCTGCGCCGAAGTGAACTGACCATCCGTAAAGACTGGCAAAAAGAAGGTTTGCAACCAGCAGCCTACTTATCTGATTTCGACCTTTACGATTATGTAATTTACCGCTGTATCGTCGGTTCTAAAGCTTACGGTCTAGATGATGCCAACTCCGACATTGACCGACGTGGCATATACTTACCACCAGCCGATATGCACTGGTCGCTCTACGGTCTCCCGGAGCAGTTGGACAACAAAGACACCGAGGAATGCTACTGGGAACTCCAGAAATTTCTGACACTCGCACTCAAAGCAAACCCGAACGTCTTAGAGTGCCTATACACCCCACTGGTAGAAAAGGCGATGCCCCTGGTTGAGGAATTACTGGCAATTCGGTCTATTTTTCTCTCTCAGTTAGTTTATCAGACATATAACGGATATGTGATGTCTCAGTTCAAAAAACTTGAACAAGACATCCGCACCAAAGGCGACATCAAATGGAAACACGCCATGCACCTAATTCGCCTCTTGTTATCCGGTATCGAGGTGCTGAAAGAAGGTTTTGTCCCGGTGCACGTCGAAGAACATCGGCAACAGTTGATGTCTATTCGCTATGGTGAAGTTCCTTGGGAAGAAGTCAACGCTTGGCGTTTAAGCTTGCACAAGCAGTTTGATGATGCTTTTGCCGTGACATCTCTGCCAGAACGTCCAGATTATGAAAAAGCTAATGCTTTTTTAATCAAGGCGCGTAGAAGCATGGTTTAG
- a CDS encoding DUF6717 family protein: MSNAMMVIFPYREYTWVFDDERVGLVREPFVSGIPEMIDMLVKDIPNAEKGFKLLFSGNPFPGYQAELTFLRQEYNGNWYRWESNNMEGWLCPALFKYFSEAPMKLYCKAEKLGS, translated from the coding sequence ATGTCTAATGCAATGATGGTGATTTTCCCCTATCGTGAGTACACTTGGGTATTTGATGATGAGCGAGTTGGACTTGTACGGGAGCCATTTGTCAGTGGCATTCCGGAAATGATTGATATGCTCGTTAAAGACATTCCCAATGCTGAGAAAGGTTTCAAACTTTTGTTTTCTGGAAACCCTTTCCCCGGATATCAAGCAGAATTAACTTTTTTGAGACAAGAATATAATGGCAACTGGTATCGCTGGGAGTCGAATAACATGGAAGGATGGCTATGTCCGGCTTTGTTTAAATACTTCAGCGAAGCGCCGATGAAACTTTATTGCAAAGCAGAGAAACTTGGTTCCTGA